A single window of Priestia filamentosa DNA harbors:
- a CDS encoding asparagine synthase-related protein gives MSAIAGIYEWNENEIHVEQCQAMMEELKRYRADDIGTWKKGGLFFGCHAQWITEESIGEKLPFYDSERKLAITADAIIDNRDELFNRLGIDIQYRASIKDSELLLHAYSKWEEDMPKFLVGDFAFMIWDEKKGKLFGARDFSGCRTLYFFNNEKIFTFCTAITPLFSLPFVSKKLNEAWLAEFLAIPITFESTDSSSSVYENIRQLPPAHSITVEKGRVKLTQYCALDMGKKLKLSSNEEYEEAFLEVFKGAVKSRLRTHLNVGAHLSGGLDSGSVASIAARELRAQNKSLHTYSYVPLDDFEDWSPKSRVADERPFIKSTVNFAGNIQDSYLSFPEKSSFSEIDDWLDVLETPYKFYENSFWTKGIFEQASQQGIGVILNGQRGNWTVSWGHALDYQAMLLRKLQLRKFSQEVRMYSKNLGAKRSRVLRVVGRKVFPKLRGALSKNKEVPFQGMINEKLASRFNVYNKLASHDIQKNGLIQKTPYEIRKIQFQRPYYWALNGAYTTKLSLRYGIWDRDPTNDLRVVRFSLSVPESQFVQNGQDRSLIRRAMKGYLPDDVRLNQRTRGIQGADGIQRMLPQWNVFIGELERALTDDYLSEYLNIELLKESLENIRHEPSADQVFRNDFRILMRSLILYRFLQKNF, from the coding sequence ATGAGCGCGATAGCAGGTATATATGAATGGAATGAAAATGAAATTCATGTAGAACAATGTCAGGCAATGATGGAAGAGTTAAAAAGATATCGTGCTGATGATATTGGGACATGGAAAAAAGGTGGTCTGTTTTTTGGGTGTCATGCTCAATGGATTACAGAGGAATCTATTGGAGAGAAACTACCATTTTATGATAGTGAACGAAAGCTTGCGATTACAGCAGATGCTATCATTGACAATCGAGACGAATTATTTAATAGATTAGGAATAGATATACAATATAGAGCTTCTATCAAAGATAGTGAACTTCTCCTGCATGCTTATTCTAAGTGGGAAGAAGACATGCCAAAGTTTCTCGTTGGCGATTTTGCGTTTATGATTTGGGATGAAAAAAAGGGAAAACTGTTTGGAGCCCGCGACTTTTCAGGATGTCGCACGCTTTATTTTTTTAATAATGAGAAGATTTTCACTTTTTGCACAGCTATTACACCGCTTTTCTCGCTTCCTTTTGTTTCAAAAAAGTTAAATGAAGCGTGGCTAGCTGAGTTTCTAGCTATACCAATTACATTTGAGTCAACAGATTCTTCTTCAAGCGTCTACGAAAATATTAGACAGCTTCCTCCAGCACATAGCATAACGGTAGAAAAGGGGAGAGTAAAACTTACTCAATATTGCGCGCTTGATATGGGGAAGAAACTAAAGCTTTCTTCAAACGAAGAATATGAAGAAGCTTTTCTTGAGGTTTTTAAAGGAGCAGTAAAGTCTCGGTTGAGAACACATCTTAACGTTGGGGCTCATCTAAGTGGAGGCCTTGACTCTGGATCTGTTGCAAGTATCGCAGCACGAGAGCTGCGAGCGCAAAACAAATCATTGCATACATATAGTTATGTGCCCCTTGATGACTTTGAAGACTGGTCACCGAAAAGCCGAGTAGCAGATGAAAGACCTTTCATAAAGTCAACGGTGAACTTTGCCGGCAATATTCAAGACAGCTATTTGAGCTTTCCAGAGAAAAGCTCTTTTTCTGAAATTGATGATTGGCTTGATGTGCTAGAAACACCGTACAAATTCTATGAAAATAGCTTTTGGACGAAGGGGATTTTTGAACAAGCCTCACAGCAAGGAATAGGTGTGATATTAAATGGACAGCGTGGAAACTGGACAGTTTCGTGGGGACATGCTCTTGATTATCAAGCAATGCTCTTGCGAAAACTTCAGTTGAGAAAATTCAGCCAGGAAGTTCGGATGTATAGTAAAAATCTTGGGGCAAAAAGGTCAAGAGTACTTCGTGTTGTGGGGCGTAAAGTGTTTCCAAAGCTAAGAGGAGCTTTATCCAAAAACAAAGAAGTACCTTTTCAAGGAATGATTAATGAAAAATTAGCGAGTCGGTTTAACGTTTATAATAAATTAGCTTCACATGATATTCAAAAAAATGGGTTAATTCAAAAAACCCCATATGAAATACGAAAAATTCAATTTCAGCGTCCATACTATTGGGCTCTCAACGGAGCATATACAACAAAGCTCTCCCTCCGATACGGCATATGGGATAGAGATCCAACAAATGATCTGCGCGTTGTACGTTTCTCCTTATCAGTTCCAGAAAGTCAATTTGTTCAAAATGGACAAGACCGGTCACTCATTAGAAGAGCAATGAAAGGCTATCTTCCAGATGATGTTCGGCTAAACCAACGAACACGAGGGATTCAAGGTGCGGATGGAATTCAAAGGATGCTTCCACAATGGAATGTGTTTATAGGAGAATTAGAAAGAGCTTTAACGGACGACTATCTATCAGAGTATTTAAATATAGAACTCTTAAAGGAATCGTTAGAAAACATACGTCATGAACCTTCAGCTGATCAAGTATTTCGGAATGATTTTCGAATTTTAATGAGAAGCTTGATTCTCTATCGATTTCTTCAAAAAAACTTTTGA
- a CDS encoding galactokinase produces the protein MKTEELLNKFDELFQGRDGRLFFSPGRINLIGEHTDYNGGHVFPCAITFGTYGVARKREDREVRLYSLNFPEQGTITFSLDDLHYEENDGWGNYPKGMIHYIKQGGWTLPSGLDLMIYGNIPNGAGLSSSASLEMLIGVIVSEMFQLHIDRLKLVSLGKKVENEFIGVQSGIMDQFAVGMGKKDCGILLDCNTLTYKYMPLNLEDHQIIIMNTNKRRELADSKYNERRGECESALYRLQKSLSIESLGDLTESEFEQHRYLINDEVLEKRAKHAVYENQRILRAFQTLEHGGLASFGSYMNESHRSLRDDYEVTGIELDTLVEAAWKRDGTVGARMTGAGFGGCAIAIVRENKTEEFIRVVGEEYARKIGYEATFYVANIGEGAKEITQEVLR, from the coding sequence GTGAAAACAGAAGAGTTATTAAATAAATTTGATGAGCTTTTTCAAGGAAGAGATGGGCGTTTATTTTTTTCACCAGGAAGAATTAATTTAATTGGTGAACATACAGACTACAATGGCGGGCACGTTTTTCCATGTGCCATTACATTTGGTACTTATGGAGTTGCTAGAAAGAGAGAGGACCGGGAAGTGAGATTGTATTCACTTAACTTTCCGGAACAAGGAACAATTACGTTTTCACTTGATGACCTTCATTATGAAGAAAACGATGGATGGGGGAACTATCCTAAAGGAATGATTCACTATATCAAGCAAGGGGGATGGACGCTTCCGTCTGGCTTAGATCTTATGATTTATGGAAATATTCCAAATGGAGCAGGTTTGTCTTCTTCAGCTTCACTTGAGATGCTTATTGGCGTTATTGTAAGCGAAATGTTTCAGCTTCACATAGACCGCCTAAAACTTGTTTCACTTGGAAAGAAAGTAGAAAACGAGTTTATTGGAGTCCAAAGCGGAATTATGGATCAATTTGCGGTTGGAATGGGAAAGAAGGACTGCGGCATTTTGCTCGATTGCAATACGTTAACATACAAATACATGCCTTTAAATCTAGAGGATCATCAAATTATTATTATGAATACAAACAAACGAAGAGAGCTTGCGGATTCTAAATATAATGAGCGCCGGGGTGAATGTGAAAGCGCTCTCTATAGGCTGCAGAAGAGCCTTTCAATCGAATCGCTTGGAGACTTAACGGAAAGTGAATTTGAACAACATCGTTATCTTATAAATGATGAAGTGCTAGAGAAAAGAGCCAAACATGCTGTCTATGAAAATCAAAGAATTCTGCGCGCTTTTCAAACATTAGAACATGGTGGATTAGCTTCGTTTGGATCTTATATGAATGAATCACATCGCTCTTTGCGTGATGACTATGAAGTAACAGGAATTGAGCTTGATACATTAGTAGAAGCTGCATGGAAAAGGGACGGAACAGTTGGAGCACGAATGACGGGAGCAGGATTTGGCGGCTGTGCCATTGCGATTGTCAGAGAAAATAAGACAGAGGAATTTATTAGAGTAGTAGGCGAAGAATATGCCAGGAAAATAGGGTATGAGGCAACTTTTTATGTGGCGAATATTGGAGAAGGTGCAAAGGAAATTACGCAAGAAGTGCTGCGTTAA
- a CDS encoding alpha-galactosidase: MTIIYNEEKKEFHLYNNEISYIMKVLQNNQLGQLYFGKRVPHRASFDYLVEMQHRPMTAYPFQGNLYFSLDHLKQEYPSYGTSDFRQPALEIQQKNGSRITNFEYKTHEIYRGKPKLANLPATYTEHDDEATTLQITLLDSVISVELVLLYTIFEGENAIARSARFKNIGTESVDLTTAMSVNLDLPHDDYEWIQLSGAWGRERHIKNRKLEQGIQSVGSIRGNSSLQHNPFIALKRPHSDEFQGEVLGFSLVYSGNFLAQAEVDTHGQTRVIMGIHPHGFTWHLEGDEEFQTPEAVIVYSDKGINAMSQTYHRLYRNRLVRGEWRDKTRPVLINNWEATYFDFDEAKILEFAQAAKEDGIELFVLDDGWFGERNDDKRGLGDWVENREKLPSGISGLARKIEEIGMKFGLWFEPEMVNKNSNLYREHPEWIIETPERRVSHGRNQFVLDFSQKEVVDHIYEMMANILKDGSVSYVKWDMNRSMTEVYSQAYSAERQGEVFHRYILGVYDLYERLTSAFPHVLFESCASGGGRFDPGMLYYAPQTWTSDDTDAIERLKIQYGTSLVYPLSSMGAHVSAVPNEQAFRMTPLETRANVAYFGSFGYELDVTKLSKEEREEMKKQVAFFKQYRPLLSQGTFYRLLSPFEGNFTAWMVVSEDKKEAIVGYYKVLNEVNGRFRRLPLKGLDPLKSYHIEKLNENFSGSELMNIGLLTSDASAGQDLQGNEPPSDFSSVLYVLRAQ; encoded by the coding sequence ATGACGATTATTTATAATGAAGAAAAGAAAGAATTTCACCTCTACAATAACGAAATAAGCTATATTATGAAAGTGCTTCAAAACAACCAGCTTGGGCAGCTTTATTTTGGTAAAAGAGTACCGCACAGAGCTTCTTTTGACTATTTAGTTGAAATGCAGCATCGTCCAATGACCGCTTATCCGTTCCAAGGCAACTTATATTTTTCTCTCGATCATCTTAAACAAGAGTATCCCTCTTACGGAACATCTGATTTCAGACAACCTGCTCTTGAAATTCAACAAAAAAACGGCAGTCGAATTACGAACTTCGAATATAAAACACATGAAATTTATCGCGGGAAACCAAAACTAGCAAATTTGCCTGCAACGTATACAGAACACGATGATGAAGCAACAACACTTCAAATCACATTACTAGATTCCGTAATCTCTGTTGAGTTAGTTTTACTTTATACGATTTTTGAAGGGGAAAATGCGATTGCTAGAAGTGCTCGTTTTAAAAATATCGGAACAGAAAGCGTTGATCTTACAACTGCGATGAGCGTCAACCTTGATTTGCCCCACGATGATTATGAATGGATTCAGCTTTCAGGTGCTTGGGGACGCGAGCGTCACATTAAAAACCGAAAGCTCGAACAAGGGATACAATCTGTTGGAAGCATCAGAGGTAACTCAAGCCTTCAACATAACCCATTTATAGCGCTCAAACGTCCACACTCAGATGAGTTTCAAGGAGAAGTGCTGGGATTTAGCTTAGTGTATAGCGGTAACTTTTTAGCACAAGCAGAAGTTGATACACATGGACAAACACGAGTTATAATGGGCATTCATCCACATGGTTTTACATGGCACTTAGAAGGGGACGAAGAGTTTCAAACACCAGAAGCCGTGATTGTCTATAGTGATAAAGGGATAAATGCTATGAGCCAAACTTATCACCGTTTGTATAGAAATCGTCTTGTGCGCGGAGAGTGGCGCGATAAAACCCGACCTGTTCTTATCAACAACTGGGAAGCCACTTATTTTGATTTTGATGAAGCAAAAATCTTGGAGTTTGCCCAGGCTGCCAAAGAAGACGGAATTGAACTTTTTGTCCTTGATGACGGCTGGTTTGGGGAACGAAATGATGACAAACGAGGACTTGGGGACTGGGTTGAAAATCGCGAGAAGCTGCCGAGCGGGATTTCTGGATTAGCCAGAAAGATTGAGGAGATTGGCATGAAGTTTGGATTATGGTTTGAACCTGAAATGGTCAATAAAAACAGCAACTTATACAGAGAACATCCAGAGTGGATAATTGAAACACCAGAGCGCAGAGTTTCTCACGGACGCAATCAGTTTGTGCTTGATTTTTCTCAAAAAGAAGTTGTTGATCATATTTATGAGATGATGGCAAACATCCTGAAAGACGGATCTGTTTCATATGTTAAATGGGATATGAACCGCTCAATGACTGAAGTATATTCACAAGCCTACAGTGCTGAAAGACAAGGAGAAGTTTTCCATCGCTATATTTTAGGTGTGTATGATTTATATGAGCGATTAACCTCAGCCTTTCCACACGTTTTATTTGAATCATGCGCAAGCGGTGGCGGACGATTTGATCCGGGTATGCTTTACTATGCTCCGCAAACATGGACAAGTGATGATACAGATGCCATTGAACGGTTGAAAATTCAATATGGAACATCGCTTGTTTATCCTTTATCAAGCATGGGCGCTCATGTTTCAGCTGTGCCAAATGAGCAAGCATTCCGCATGACGCCTCTTGAAACAAGAGCAAATGTAGCCTACTTTGGCTCGTTTGGATATGAATTAGATGTTACAAAGCTATCAAAAGAAGAACGAGAAGAAATGAAAAAGCAAGTTGCCTTTTTCAAACAATACCGTCCCCTTCTTTCTCAAGGAACGTTCTACCGCTTGCTTAGCCCTTTTGAAGGCAATTTCACGGCTTGGATGGTTGTGTCAGAGGATAAGAAAGAAGCGATTGTTGGCTATTATAAAGTATTAAATGAAGTAAACGGCAGATTCCGCAGACTTCCTTTAAAAGGACTAGATCCTCTTAAGAGCTACCACATTGAAAAGCTGAACGAGAATTTTAGCGGCTCCGAATTGATGAATATCGGACTCCTCACTTCAGATGCTTCTGCTGGTCAAGATCTTCAAGGAAATGAACCGCCAAGCGATTTCAGTTCGGTACTCTACGTATTAAGAGCACAATAA
- a CDS encoding paeninodin family lasso peptide has translation MEKKQWEKLEVEVLDVNKTMAGPGLSYPDAVQPDPDPEDAMHHDS, from the coding sequence GTGGAGAAAAAACAATGGGAAAAGCTTGAAGTAGAAGTATTGGATGTAAACAAAACAATGGCAGGGCCTGGGCTAAGCTACCCTGATGCAGTGCAACCAGATCCAGATCCAGAGGACGCAATGCATCATGATAGTTAA
- a CDS encoding LacI family DNA-binding transcriptional regulator, translated as MATIKDIAKRVGVSIATVSRVLNYDKSLSVSEETKEKVFQAAKELQYKKKGGRKLAQAYKFAVVSWYTEEEELDDLYYHAISLGVEKACEAHNIELMKVSMENLKESEEIDGIIAIGKFSLPQAEKLKERSPHLVFVDCSPDEDVFDAVISNFERATEKALQYFLNQGHTRIGYIGGMESYRDQTALIQDPRSLSFERFLTEKGHYDSSLVYIGNFSVNDGYALMKKAISDHKENLPTAFFLGNDSMAFGALKALHEEGIPVPGTVSVIGVNDFSVSKHVYPPLSTVKVFTELMGKTSVDSLMERLEGREVPKKVVLSTVLNIRESTK; from the coding sequence ATGGCGACGATCAAAGACATAGCGAAGCGAGTAGGTGTTTCCATTGCTACCGTTTCACGGGTATTGAACTATGATAAATCTCTCTCTGTTAGTGAAGAAACGAAAGAAAAGGTATTTCAAGCAGCAAAAGAACTTCAGTACAAAAAGAAAGGCGGACGCAAGCTTGCTCAAGCATACAAATTCGCAGTTGTAAGCTGGTATACAGAAGAAGAGGAGCTTGATGATCTTTATTATCACGCGATAAGCTTAGGGGTGGAGAAAGCATGTGAGGCTCACAATATTGAGCTTATGAAAGTGTCAATGGAGAACCTGAAAGAATCAGAAGAGATAGACGGCATTATTGCGATTGGGAAGTTTAGTTTACCTCAAGCCGAAAAGCTTAAAGAAAGATCACCACATCTTGTTTTTGTGGACTGCTCACCAGATGAAGATGTGTTTGATGCCGTGATAAGCAATTTTGAAAGAGCGACTGAGAAGGCTTTGCAGTATTTTCTAAATCAGGGACATACGCGTATCGGTTATATTGGTGGAATGGAATCGTATCGAGATCAAACGGCTCTTATTCAAGACCCCAGAAGCCTTAGTTTCGAGCGCTTCTTAACGGAGAAAGGTCATTATGATTCATCGCTTGTTTACATTGGAAACTTCTCTGTAAATGATGGTTATGCTCTCATGAAAAAAGCGATTAGTGACCATAAAGAAAATCTCCCAACAGCCTTTTTCCTTGGAAATGACTCAATGGCATTTGGAGCATTGAAGGCCCTGCATGAAGAGGGAATTCCAGTTCCAGGAACCGTTAGTGTCATTGGAGTGAATGATTTTAGCGTATCCAAACATGTTTATCCTCCATTAAGCACTGTTAAAGTTTTTACAGAACTTATGGGCAAAACATCTGTCGATTCGTTAATGGAAAGACTTGAAGGAAGAGAAGTTCCAAAAAAAGTCGTGCTCTCAACCGTCTTAAACATTCGTGAAAGCACAAAGTAA
- a CDS encoding AraC family transcriptional regulator, with protein sequence METSYVLKIPDKKFQDFHLLFCGYAVCEPLHHFGPAVRPNYIIHVVLSGKGYYYVGEEKYTLGKGQGFLILPDVLTRYEADEEDPWTYIWIGFDGTNSMEHLRNIGLGAGKLFFQSQSTRELEEVVMDMLQYKKLDVRDEYRIQSLLYLFFSLIANSSSDFYKEETSKENDYITKSIEFIQTHYNEKIKVTDIAHYVSLNRSYLTTLFRKRTGVSIQQYLAQFRLTRAVELLALTDLSIEQIAESCGYSDPLVFSKAFKREKGISPTKYRERERLEGMNTREKREGLR encoded by the coding sequence ATGGAAACATCGTACGTTTTAAAAATACCTGATAAGAAATTTCAAGATTTTCATCTTCTCTTTTGTGGATACGCGGTCTGTGAGCCTCTTCATCATTTTGGTCCTGCTGTACGTCCGAACTATATTATTCATGTTGTTTTATCAGGAAAAGGCTATTACTATGTTGGTGAGGAGAAGTATACGCTTGGAAAAGGACAAGGTTTTTTAATACTGCCTGATGTGTTAACAAGATATGAAGCAGATGAGGAAGATCCTTGGACATATATATGGATTGGATTTGATGGAACAAACAGTATGGAACATCTGCGCAATATTGGACTTGGCGCTGGTAAGCTGTTTTTTCAATCCCAAAGTACGAGAGAGTTAGAAGAAGTTGTGATGGATATGCTTCAGTATAAGAAGCTAGATGTGAGGGACGAGTATCGGATTCAAAGTTTGCTTTATCTATTTTTCTCTCTTATTGCGAACAGTTCATCAGACTTTTATAAGGAAGAAACGTCGAAGGAAAACGACTATATTACAAAGTCGATTGAATTTATCCAAACGCACTATAATGAAAAAATTAAAGTAACAGACATTGCCCATTATGTTTCTTTAAATAGAAGCTACTTAACAACATTATTTCGTAAAAGAACTGGAGTGTCTATTCAGCAATATTTAGCACAGTTTCGTCTAACAAGAGCTGTTGAGCTTCTTGCGCTTACAGACTTATCGATTGAGCAGATTGCCGAGTCATGCGGCTATAGTGATCCGTTAGTTTTTTCAAAAGCGTTTAAAAGAGAGAAAGGTATTTCACCTACAAAGTACAGAGAGCGCGAACGGCTGGAAGGAATGAACACGAGGGAGAAAAGAGAAGGACTACGCTAA
- the melB gene encoding melibiose:sodium transporter MelB produces the protein MEKLSAKAKYSFGVGAIGKDAVVNLVGIYLMFYITDVLGLSPAFVGTLFFIARIWYATNDPVMGMIVDNTHSRFGKFRPWIVIGTLVNSVIFVLLFTNFGLSTTELYVYISIAYLLYGMTYTIMDIPYWSWLPSLTNDPREREEVSVIPRFFASLAGMLIGTFGLYMIDFFDRSFGGSGDRQTGFTVSAVVIAIIFIGTIAVTVFNVPEKPTNRNAPRIKFKQIGKLLAKNDQLVAFIGILLSFNLAMQIVNGVTIYYFKYVTGAEHLFSIFNFMITAEMLSLLLFPRLVKALNRTKVFTLACSLVGIGLVTILAGGYIAPQSPVFIIIGSFLLKFGSGLSLGITTVSIADVIDYGELKFGIRSESIIVSTQTFLMKAAQAVSGLLTGVGLSLVGYVPDAVQTPGTVMGLRILMIAIPLLFAVLSLFIYLKAYKLKGSYLSQIVSSLKEKNASIENSEENIQNIH, from the coding sequence ATGGAAAAACTATCTGCAAAAGCAAAGTATTCATTTGGGGTAGGAGCAATTGGAAAAGATGCTGTTGTAAACTTAGTCGGAATTTATCTCATGTTTTACATTACAGACGTATTAGGGCTTTCACCAGCATTTGTTGGAACACTATTTTTTATCGCTCGGATATGGTATGCAACAAACGATCCTGTTATGGGAATGATTGTGGACAATACACACTCACGATTCGGAAAATTCAGGCCATGGATTGTGATTGGAACACTTGTAAATTCCGTTATTTTTGTTCTCTTATTTACAAACTTTGGCCTCTCTACAACAGAGCTTTACGTGTATATTTCAATTGCCTATCTCCTTTACGGCATGACATATACCATTATGGACATTCCGTATTGGTCTTGGTTGCCAAGCTTAACAAATGACCCGCGTGAACGAGAGGAAGTCTCTGTTATTCCACGATTTTTTGCGAGTCTTGCTGGCATGTTAATTGGAACGTTTGGCCTTTATATGATTGATTTCTTTGACCGCTCCTTTGGTGGCAGTGGAGATCGTCAAACAGGGTTTACGGTTTCTGCAGTTGTAATCGCTATCATCTTTATTGGAACAATTGCTGTTACTGTTTTTAATGTTCCTGAAAAACCAACAAATAGAAATGCGCCACGAATTAAATTCAAACAGATTGGAAAGCTGCTTGCCAAAAATGATCAGCTTGTCGCTTTTATCGGAATCTTACTTTCTTTTAATCTCGCCATGCAAATTGTAAACGGTGTCACTATCTACTATTTTAAATATGTGACAGGAGCTGAACACTTATTTTCCATTTTCAACTTTATGATTACAGCGGAAATGCTTTCTCTCCTCCTCTTCCCAAGACTTGTGAAAGCATTGAATCGTACTAAGGTGTTTACACTCGCATGCAGTCTTGTTGGAATCGGACTCGTCACCATTTTAGCTGGCGGATACATTGCACCGCAAAGTCCAGTATTTATTATAATTGGCAGCTTTCTTTTGAAATTTGGTTCAGGTCTTTCCCTTGGGATTACAACCGTGTCAATTGCAGATGTGATTGACTATGGTGAACTTAAATTTGGGATTCGTTCTGAAAGTATTATTGTCTCTACCCAAACATTTCTGATGAAAGCCGCTCAAGCAGTCTCAGGACTTCTTACTGGCGTTGGTCTTTCTCTTGTTGGCTATGTGCCAGACGCTGTCCAAACCCCAGGGACTGTAATGGGACTGCGCATTTTAATGATTGCCATTCCGCTCCTTTTCGCTGTTCTTAGTCTTTTTATCTATCTTAAAGCTTATAAGCTAAAAGGCTCTTACTTAAGTCAGATTGTGAGCAGCTTGAAAGAGAAAAACGCAAGCATTGAGAACAGCGAAGAGAATATTCAAAATATTCACTAA
- the galT gene encoding UDP-glucose--hexose-1-phosphate uridylyltransferase produces MNIFSVIQSLVEKAFAVNLIESEDRIYARNRLLSLLGFEGFPEHMEETEEGEIPDLVEKLVSYAVEKNLISDLLDQKEMLSSDIMNVFLPRPSEMNRTFYELYKKDPAHATNYFYTLSQNSNYIQTKRIAKNIAYKVNTDYGELDITINLSKPEKDPKQIAAEKQKKQTEYPYPKCLLCIENEGYEGRIGHPARSNHRMIRMNLTNEEWLLQYSPYVYYNEHCIVLSSEHRDMKISKSTFTRLLEFVEKFPHYFIGSNADLPIVGGSILTHDHYQGGNYEFSMAKANANHVFTLKEFPNVHGAIVNWPMSVIRLRSQNREELVRSSFLVLETWKNYSDPRVSIEAYTGDTPHNTVTPIARMRDGQFEIDLVLRNNRTTEDYPLGIFHPHEDVHHIKKENIGLIEVMGLAVLPARLEKELKEVAQFLLGEQNEIATYHLHWAEEIKEKYGDQLLKENITEALQKEVGMKFLRVLEDAGVFKQDREGREAFRNFIGLLEEKTS; encoded by the coding sequence GTGAACATTTTTAGCGTCATCCAAAGCCTAGTTGAAAAAGCATTCGCAGTAAACTTAATCGAGTCCGAAGACCGTATCTATGCGAGAAATCGACTGCTGTCACTTTTAGGTTTTGAAGGGTTCCCCGAGCATATGGAAGAGACAGAGGAAGGAGAGATTCCAGACTTAGTCGAAAAACTTGTGAGTTATGCTGTTGAAAAGAACCTCATTTCAGACCTGTTAGACCAAAAAGAAATGTTAAGTAGTGACATTATGAACGTGTTCTTGCCAAGACCTTCAGAGATGAATCGCACTTTTTATGAACTCTATAAGAAGGATCCAGCACACGCTACAAACTACTTTTATACATTGAGTCAAAACAGCAACTATATCCAAACAAAACGAATTGCTAAAAATATTGCCTATAAAGTGAACACAGATTATGGTGAATTAGATATTACGATTAACTTGTCTAAGCCAGAGAAAGATCCAAAACAAATTGCTGCTGAAAAACAAAAAAAACAAACGGAATATCCGTATCCAAAATGCTTGCTTTGTATTGAAAATGAAGGATACGAAGGGAGAATTGGTCATCCAGCACGTTCGAATCACCGAATGATTCGAATGAACTTAACGAATGAAGAGTGGTTACTTCAATATTCACCATACGTGTACTACAACGAACACTGCATTGTTCTATCAAGCGAGCATCGTGATATGAAAATAAGCAAGAGCACATTTACAAGATTGCTAGAATTTGTGGAAAAGTTTCCTCACTATTTTATCGGCTCAAATGCAGATCTTCCGATTGTAGGGGGATCTATCCTAACGCATGATCATTATCAAGGTGGAAACTATGAATTCTCGATGGCAAAAGCGAACGCAAATCATGTGTTTACCCTAAAAGAGTTTCCAAACGTTCACGGAGCAATTGTTAACTGGCCGATGTCTGTCATTCGTCTTCGTAGTCAAAATAGAGAAGAGCTTGTCCGATCTTCTTTCCTTGTTCTGGAGACATGGAAAAACTATAGTGATCCTAGGGTTAGCATAGAAGCCTACACAGGAGACACTCCTCATAATACGGTTACACCGATTGCAAGAATGCGGGACGGTCAGTTTGAAATAGACCTTGTTCTACGGAATAATCGAACAACAGAAGATTATCCACTTGGCATCTTTCATCCTCATGAAGATGTTCATCATATCAAAAAAGAGAACATTGGTTTAATTGAAGTAATGGGTCTTGCGGTATTGCCCGCTCGCCTTGAAAAAGAGCTTAAAGAAGTCGCTCAGTTTTTACTAGGTGAACAAAATGAAATTGCTACGTATCACCTTCACTGGGCAGAGGAAATCAAAGAAAAGTATGGAGATCAACTCCTAAAAGAGAACATAACAGAAGCCCTTCAAAAAGAAGTTGGGATGAAGTTCTTGCGTGTTCTTGAAGATGCAGGGGTGTTTAAACAAGATAGAGAAGGAAGAGAGGCATTCCGAAATTTTATTGGACTTTTAGAGGAAAAGACTTCGTGA